In the Nerophis ophidion isolate RoL-2023_Sa linkage group LG01, RoL_Noph_v1.0, whole genome shotgun sequence genome, one interval contains:
- the dla gene encoding delta-like protein A, which produces MMYLLKMLLGLAVASVLLSQGLCSGVFELKLQEFLNKKGVQGNKNCCGRGSPASSFQQCECQTFFRVCLKHYQPNASPEPPCTYGGAVTPVLGSNSFQVPDMVPESAFSNPIRINFGFTWPGTFSLIIEALHTDHRDDLSTENPDRVISTMTTQRHLTVGEDWSQDLHTAGRTELKYSYRFVCDEHYYGDGCSVFCRPRDDAFGHFTCGERGEITCDAGWKGQYCTEPICLPGCDDEHGFCEKPGECKCRVGFKGRYCDECIRYPGCLHGTCQQPWQCNCQEGWGGLFCNQDLNYCTHHKPCMNGATCSNTGQGSYTCSCRPGFTGASCEVQVNECTGNPCRNGGSCADRENTYTCTCPHGFYGNNCELSAMTCGDGPCSNGGRCSDNPEGGYFCQCPTGYAGFNCEKKIDHCSSSPCSNGARCVDLVNSYLCQCPDGFTGMNCDHTGDECSMYPCQNGGTCQEGVNGYTCTCPPGYTGRNCSSPISRCEHNPCHNGATCHERNNRYVCACVPGYGGRNCQFLLPEHAAIRGSEVPWMAVGSGVALVLLLLAGCAVLVGFFRSKSQRGGPVEVVGDRETINNITNNCQRGDRDLGISVVPTPGVKNINKKMDLCSSDPDEGTSPDRRSYKSRQPPADYNLVQEVNHEQAAKDATLEASSSDSFEFEEKHSKRLKCDASEKSSPETSACADNKYKSVFVMSEEKDECIIATEV; this is translated from the exons atgATGTATTTATTGAAGATGCTGCTGGGCCTGGCTGTGGCGTCCGTGTTGTTGAGTCAG GGTTTGTGCTCGGGTGTGTTCGAGCTGAAGCTGCAGGAGTTCCTCAACAAGAAGGGCGTGCAGGGCAACAAGAACTGTTGCGGGCGGGGGTCACCCGCGTCCTCCTTCCAGCAATGCGAGTGTCAGACCTTTTTCCGGGTGTGCCTCAAGCACTACCAGCCCAACGCCTCTCCGGAGCCCCCGTGCACGTACGGGGGCGCCGTGACCCCCGTGCTGGGCTCCAACTCCTTCCAGGTCCCCGACATGGTGCCGGAGAGCGCCTTCAGCAACCCCATCAGGATCAACTTCGGCTTCACGTGGCCG GGGACCTTCTCGCTCATCATCGAAGCTCTGCACACGGACCATAGAGACGACTTGTCCACAG AGAACCCAGACCGGGTGATCAGCACCATGACCACGCAGAGGCACCTCACGGTGGGGGAGGACTGGTCCCAGGACCTCCACACGGCGGGCAGGACCGAGCTCAAGTACTCGTATCGCTTCGTGTGCGACGAGCACTACTACGGGGACGGCTGCTCCGTCTTCTGCCGACCCAGGGACGACGCTTTCGGACACTTCACCTGCGGCGAGCGCGGGGAGATCACCTGCGACGCCGGATGGAAGGGGCAGTACTGCACCGAAC CCATCTGCCTGCCGGGCTGTGACGACGAGCACGGCTTCTGCGAGAAACCCGGAGAGTGCAA GTGCCGGGTGGGCTTCAAGGGGCGCTACTGCGACGAGTGCATCCGCTACCCGGGCTGCCTCCACGGCACCTGCCAGCAGCCCTGGCAGTGCAACTGTCAGGAGGGCTGGGGGGGGCTGTTCTGCAACCAAG ACCTCAACTACTGTACTCACCACAAGCCGTGCATGAATGGCGCCACCTGTAGCAACACGGGTCAGGGCAGCTACACCTGCTCCTGCAGGCCCGGCTTCACCGGCGCCAGCTGCGAGGTCCAAGTCAACGAATGCACCGGGAACCCGTGCCGAAACGGCGGGAGCTGCGCC GACCGGGAGAACACCTACACCTGCACGTGTCCTCATGGTTTCTACGGAAACAACTGTGAACTGAGCGCAATGACGTGCGGAGACGGTCCGTGTTCCAACGGCGGCCGCTGCAGTGATAACCCCGAGGGTGGTTACTTCTGCCAGTGCCCCACCGGCTACGCGGGCTTCAACTGCGAGAAGAAGATCGACCACTGCTCCTCCAGTCCTTGCTCAAACG GTGCTCGCTGCGTGGACCTGGTCAACTCGTACCTGTGCCAGTGTCCTGACGGCTTCACGGGCATGAACTGCGACCACACCGGTGACGAGTGCTCCATGTACCCTTGCCAGAATGGCGGCACCTGCCAGGAAGGAGTCAACGGCTACACCTGTACTTGCCCGCCGGGATACACGGGTCGCAACTGCAGCTCGCCCATCAGCCGCTGCGAGCACAACCCGTGCCACAACGGCGCCACCTGCCATGAGAGGAACAACCGCTATGTCTGCGCTTGCGTCCCGGGCTACGGAGGACGGAACTGCCAGTTCCTGCTACCGGAACACGCCGCCATCCGCGGCTCCGAGGTACCTTGGATGGCCGTAGGCTCCGGCGTGGCCCTGGTGCTTCTGCTGCTGGCGGGATGCGCCGTGCTGGTGGGGTTCTTCCGATCCAAATCCCAGCGGGGTGGTCCGGTAGAAGTTGTCGGCGATCGGGAGACTATCAACAACATCACCAACAATTGTCAACGGGGCGACCGGGACCTAGGGATCAGCGTCGTGCCAACGCCAGgcgtcaaaaacatcaacaagaaGATGGACTTGTGCAGTAGTGACCCAGACGAGGGAACTTCCCCCGACAGGAGGAGCTACAAGAGCCGGCAACCGCCAGCCGACTACAACCTGGTGCAGGAGGTCAACCATGAGCAGGCCGCCAAGGACGCCACGTTGGAGGCCTCCTCCTCGGACTCCTTTGAGTTTGAGGAGAAACACAGCAAGCGTTTAAAATG CGACGCATCGGAAAAGAGTAGCCCAGAAACGTCTGCATGTGCGGACAACAAGTACAAATCTGTGTTTGTCATGTCGGAGGAGAAGGACGAATGTATTATTGCAACTGAG